The following are from one region of the Rhodopirellula sp. P2 genome:
- a CDS encoding efflux RND transporter permease subunit — translation MFEKFLHRPALAIVISLLILFMGGLAINVLPISQFPSVAPPSVRVSVSYPGASAKILIDSTMVILEQAINGVPNMRYMLSDATSAGEGTIQVIFEPGTDPDVAVMNVNNRVQMVKNNLPPIVEREGIIVMQNMSSMLMYVNVFSTDENVDQNYLYNYSTVNILNEIKRIPGVGFASILGNRSYAMRVELDLDRMRAYHIDAEDVMEALADQSMIGTPGRLGQATGTTSQTLEYVLTWVGRYTTPEEYEQIILRASPEGEILRLSDVATISLGSSFYDLYSDIDGLPAAAIVLKQTPGSNAADVIEQVKAKVEEIKAKQFPPGMDYAVTYDVSNFLDASIEKVLHTLFEAFILVSLVVYLFLGDFRSTLIPTLAVPVSLIGTFFFMLMFGMSINLITLFALVLAIGVVVDDAIVVVEAVHEKMHAKHLGPYQATREVVQEISGAIIAITLVMTAVFIPVTFMTGPVGVFYRQFALTMAMAIVISGVVALSLTPVLCAMILKPLDDNVQRGILGLLNRGIQKVAGRYAFVLRALVSLLLGIAVGTGVHFLLHVELVHEVLSEQMELTDTRIDIIAGVVALLAAFSFRAAFSGFDGGAKKRSPIGLFLHGFDRSVESVTGGYARVLRHIISRRVVTIAVIAVFGYGILVVNQVLPTGFIPLEDQGMIYGIVQTPPGSTLEYTNSKCHELQSICKQMDEVTSVSSIAGYEVLTEGRGSNAGTCIINLKPWADRELTSREIIEELEERGTQIANVKLEFFEPPAVPGFGAAGGFSVNLLDKTNSGDYAALGQVTDEFMSALSKRPELKGLFTFFAANYPQYEVIIDNDVAMQKGVSIKDAMANLSIVIGSTWEQGFVRFGQFYKVYVQAQPKFRRYPEDLDNMFVKNEDGEMVPYSAFMRIEKKQGLNEISRYNLYPTAPIQGAPASGYSSGEAIAAIKQVAEETLPNGFDIDWQGLSYDEAKSGNTAVYIFLIVVIFVYMVLVGQYESFLIPLAVLTSLPVGIFGSFAFLQSMGLANDVYCQIGLVMLVGLLGKNAILIIEFAVQRRQEGLSIMEAGIEGGKLRFRPILMTSFAFIAGLIPLVRATGPGAIGNRTIGTTAVGGMLLGTLVGVLVIPGLYYLFAKMADGRTLIRDEHDQPLSEIFEREH, via the coding sequence ATGTTTGAAAAATTCCTTCATCGGCCCGCCCTCGCCATCGTCATCTCGCTGCTGATCCTGTTCATGGGCGGACTGGCGATCAACGTGCTGCCGATTTCGCAGTTCCCCTCGGTCGCGCCGCCGAGCGTCAGGGTCTCGGTGTCGTACCCCGGTGCGAGTGCCAAGATCCTGATCGACTCGACGATGGTGATTTTGGAACAAGCCATCAACGGTGTCCCCAACATGCGGTACATGCTCAGCGACGCGACCAGCGCCGGTGAGGGCACGATTCAGGTCATCTTCGAACCTGGCACCGATCCCGACGTCGCGGTGATGAACGTGAACAACCGCGTGCAGATGGTCAAGAACAACTTGCCTCCGATTGTGGAACGCGAGGGCATCATCGTGATGCAAAACATGAGCAGCATGCTGATGTACGTGAACGTGTTCAGCACCGACGAAAACGTCGACCAGAACTACCTTTACAACTATTCCACCGTCAACATCCTGAATGAAATCAAACGCATTCCCGGGGTCGGTTTCGCATCCATCTTGGGTAACCGTTCGTACGCGATGCGAGTCGAACTGGATCTCGATCGCATGCGTGCCTACCACATCGACGCGGAAGACGTGATGGAAGCACTGGCCGATCAGAGCATGATCGGCACGCCAGGCCGCCTTGGCCAAGCAACCGGCACGACATCCCAAACGCTGGAATACGTGCTGACTTGGGTCGGCCGCTACACGACCCCCGAGGAATACGAGCAGATCATCCTCCGAGCGAGTCCCGAGGGCGAAATCCTGCGACTGTCCGATGTCGCCACGATCTCACTGGGTTCCTCGTTTTATGACTTGTACTCCGACATTGATGGACTGCCCGCGGCGGCCATTGTTCTCAAGCAAACACCGGGATCCAACGCAGCGGACGTGATCGAACAGGTCAAAGCGAAGGTCGAAGAGATCAAGGCAAAACAATTCCCGCCTGGGATGGACTACGCCGTCACCTACGATGTCTCAAACTTCCTCGACGCCTCGATCGAAAAGGTGCTGCACACGCTGTTTGAAGCGTTCATTCTGGTGTCGTTGGTCGTGTATCTGTTCCTCGGCGATTTCCGCAGCACGTTGATTCCGACATTGGCGGTTCCCGTGTCCTTGATTGGCACGTTCTTCTTCATGCTGATGTTTGGCATGTCGATCAACCTGATCACGCTGTTTGCACTCGTGCTCGCCATTGGGGTCGTGGTCGATGATGCCATCGTGGTGGTTGAAGCGGTCCATGAAAAGATGCACGCAAAGCACCTCGGTCCGTATCAAGCGACCCGCGAAGTGGTGCAGGAAATCAGCGGGGCGATCATCGCGATCACCTTGGTCATGACCGCCGTTTTCATTCCAGTCACATTCATGACTGGTCCCGTCGGTGTGTTCTATCGTCAATTCGCTTTGACGATGGCGATGGCAATCGTGATCTCGGGCGTCGTCGCGTTGTCGTTGACGCCCGTGCTGTGTGCGATGATTCTGAAACCGCTGGATGACAACGTCCAACGCGGCATCCTCGGACTTTTGAATCGCGGGATACAGAAAGTCGCGGGCCGGTATGCGTTTGTTCTGCGGGCGTTGGTCAGCCTCTTGTTGGGCATCGCCGTCGGAACGGGAGTTCACTTCCTATTGCACGTTGAATTGGTTCACGAAGTCCTCTCAGAACAGATGGAGTTGACGGACACGCGGATCGACATCATCGCTGGCGTCGTTGCTTTGCTAGCTGCCTTTTCGTTCCGCGCCGCGTTCTCAGGTTTCGATGGGGGTGCGAAGAAGCGCAGCCCGATCGGTCTGTTTCTGCATGGATTTGATCGTAGCGTCGAATCCGTCACGGGTGGCTACGCTCGTGTGCTCCGTCACATCATCAGTCGCCGAGTGGTGACGATCGCCGTGATCGCGGTGTTCGGATATGGCATTTTAGTCGTCAACCAAGTCTTGCCAACGGGGTTTATTCCGCTGGAAGACCAAGGAATGATCTACGGCATTGTGCAGACACCACCTGGTTCGACACTTGAATACACCAACTCAAAGTGCCATGAACTGCAATCGATTTGCAAACAAATGGATGAAGTCACCTCGGTTTCCTCGATCGCCGGTTACGAGGTCCTGACCGAGGGCCGCGGTTCGAATGCGGGCACCTGCATCATCAACTTGAAACCGTGGGCAGACCGGGAACTGACATCGCGAGAGATCATTGAAGAATTGGAGGAACGCGGGACTCAGATCGCCAACGTCAAACTGGAATTCTTTGAACCGCCCGCTGTGCCTGGTTTTGGTGCCGCCGGTGGGTTCTCGGTCAACTTGCTCGACAAAACCAACAGCGGCGACTACGCCGCGTTGGGCCAAGTCACCGACGAGTTCATGTCAGCCCTGAGCAAGCGGCCTGAGCTGAAGGGTTTGTTCACGTTCTTCGCCGCCAACTACCCGCAGTATGAGGTCATCATCGACAACGATGTCGCGATGCAGAAGGGCGTGTCCATCAAAGACGCGATGGCGAATTTGTCCATCGTGATTGGCAGCACCTGGGAACAAGGCTTCGTGCGTTTCGGGCAGTTCTACAAGGTCTACGTCCAAGCCCAACCCAAATTCCGTCGCTACCCGGAAGACCTCGACAACATGTTCGTGAAAAACGAGGATGGCGAGATGGTGCCCTACTCCGCGTTCATGCGAATTGAGAAGAAGCAGGGCCTGAACGAAATCAGCCGCTACAACCTCTATCCAACCGCTCCCATCCAAGGCGCACCAGCATCCGGATACAGCAGTGGCGAAGCGATCGCGGCAATCAAACAAGTCGCCGAAGAAACCCTTCCCAACGGGTTCGACATTGACTGGCAAGGTTTGTCATACGACGAAGCCAAATCGGGCAACACAGCGGTCTACATTTTCCTGATTGTGGTGATCTTCGTTTACATGGTGTTGGTGGGCCAATACGAAAGCTTCCTCATTCCGTTAGCCGTGTTGACGTCGCTGCCCGTGGGCATTTTCGGTTCGTTTGCCTTCCTTCAATCCATGGGATTGGCCAATGACGTGTACTGTCAAATCGGATTGGTGATGTTGGTCGGTCTGCTCGGAAAGAACGCCATCCTGATCATCGAATTCGCGGTCCAGCGACGCCAGGAAGGCTTGAGCATCATGGAAGCGGGCATCGAAGGCGGCAAACTGCGTTTTCGCCCCATTCTGATGACTTCGTTCGCCTTCATCGCAGGTCTGATCCCACTGGTGCGAGCCACCGGGCCTGGAGCCATCGGAAACCGCACGATCGGAACGACCGCTGTCGGTGGCATGTTGCTGGGCACGCTGGTTGGCGTCTTGGTGATCCCAGGACTCTACTACCTGTTCGCAAAGATGGCCGACGGTCGAACTCTGATTCGTGACGAACACGACCAACCTCTCAGCGAAATCTTCGAACGGGAACACTGA
- a CDS encoding aminotransferase-like domain-containing protein has protein sequence MRRSDWTPDLTCCKVPLFEGIARAIADDIADGKLVAGDHLPTQRALAKQMNLDVTTVARGYAEAARIGLIEARVGSGTFVRAALLPDSLATRRADLADRSMNQPPDITDAVLLGQMRASMTSVGEMLPQLLRYQPSGGVSQDKAAATAWLSRRGVLLDHHSLHVTAGAHTAISAVLSTLLTHGGSIACESITYPGLRGIAQTIGTSLHGLATDQHGIDPAALDEAASRKNVRVLYQNPTLRNPTTETVPLNRRVEIVEVARRHGIAIVEDDAYGFLPVNAPPAIAMLAPELTFYVASLAKCLGPGLRIAYLLTPHAMEPRDFAASLRAVSVMASPLTTALVTRWIESGLADAILAAVRSETRARRKVLSHCLPKEILVAAENGFHAWIQLPKSQPRARVIDWMRGYALGAVASDEFCFGIEPPEALRLCLGGAATREEATQAIESLSDLIGA, from the coding sequence ATGCGCCGTAGTGACTGGACCCCCGATTTGACCTGCTGCAAAGTGCCGTTGTTCGAAGGGATTGCCCGCGCAATCGCCGACGACATCGCGGATGGCAAGCTCGTGGCGGGGGATCATTTGCCTACTCAGCGAGCCCTCGCGAAACAGATGAACTTGGATGTGACGACGGTGGCTCGTGGTTACGCGGAAGCGGCACGCATCGGTTTGATTGAAGCAAGAGTGGGCTCCGGGACCTTTGTTCGAGCGGCCCTGCTGCCTGATTCATTGGCCACGCGCCGAGCCGATTTGGCTGATCGCAGCATGAACCAACCACCCGATATCACCGATGCGGTGTTGCTGGGGCAGATGCGGGCGTCGATGACTTCGGTTGGTGAGATGCTTCCTCAATTGTTGCGTTATCAACCCAGCGGAGGAGTGTCGCAAGACAAGGCCGCTGCCACCGCTTGGCTTTCCCGGCGGGGTGTGTTGTTGGATCATCATTCGCTGCACGTTACTGCGGGAGCTCACACGGCAATCAGTGCGGTTCTCTCTACCCTGTTGACGCACGGCGGTTCGATTGCTTGCGAATCGATCACCTATCCAGGTCTGCGAGGGATCGCCCAGACGATTGGGACGTCGTTGCATGGTCTTGCAACCGATCAGCATGGGATCGATCCTGCGGCACTGGACGAAGCGGCGTCTCGAAAGAACGTGCGTGTTCTCTACCAGAACCCAACGCTCCGAAATCCAACCACCGAAACGGTTCCGCTGAATCGCAGAGTGGAGATTGTGGAAGTGGCACGCCGGCACGGAATCGCGATTGTGGAAGACGATGCCTATGGATTCTTACCGGTCAACGCTCCTCCCGCGATAGCGATGCTCGCCCCTGAGCTGACGTTTTATGTCGCGAGTCTCGCCAAATGTTTGGGGCCGGGGCTGCGGATCGCTTATCTGTTGACGCCGCATGCAATGGAACCAAGAGATTTCGCAGCCAGCTTGCGGGCAGTTTCCGTGATGGCATCTCCGTTGACGACGGCGCTGGTCACTCGCTGGATCGAAAGCGGGCTGGCCGATGCAATCTTGGCAGCCGTTCGATCGGAAACCCGAGCCCGCCGCAAAGTGCTGTCGCATTGTCTTCCGAAAGAAATACTGGTTGCGGCCGAGAACGGCTTCCACGCTTGGATCCAACTTCCGAAATCACAGCCTCGCGCCCGAGTGATTGACTGGATGCGAGGTTATGCGCTTGGTGCGGTCGCGTCGGACGAGTTTTGCTTCGGAATCGAGCCTCCGGAAGCTCTGCGATTGTGCCTGGGTGGTGCCGCGACGCGTGAAGAAGCCACGCAAGCGATTGAATCTCTGTCTGATTTGATCGGTGCCTAG
- a CDS encoding cytidylate kinase-like family protein has product MSVRVPAIERRADERVLKWIHAEHDQEEASPADTSKRLGPYITISREAGAGGSELAGLVAEKLHWDLLDNEIVDFMEQHYGTPRCLIQRVDEKHENWLSEILTSRIGGLGFSETTYTHRVSKLVLLAASHGNVVIVGRGAKYILPPEQGLSVRVVAPLPVRIQRVMSQHDLSEKEARHWVANKDRQRQNYIRGHFHQDESDPHLYDLVLNVGIVSLEEAADIIVDSARRLTEKFTQQSVR; this is encoded by the coding sequence ATGAGTGTCCGAGTCCCAGCCATTGAACGCCGTGCCGACGAAAGAGTTTTGAAGTGGATCCATGCGGAACACGACCAAGAGGAAGCCTCCCCAGCAGACACCAGCAAACGGCTAGGCCCCTACATCACCATTTCTCGAGAAGCCGGTGCAGGGGGGAGTGAACTGGCTGGCCTGGTCGCTGAGAAATTGCACTGGGACCTGCTGGACAACGAGATTGTCGACTTCATGGAGCAGCACTATGGGACTCCGCGGTGCTTGATTCAACGCGTCGATGAGAAGCACGAAAACTGGCTCAGCGAAATCTTGACCTCTCGAATCGGTGGCCTGGGATTTTCAGAAACCACCTACACACACCGTGTTTCCAAACTGGTCTTGCTGGCGGCATCCCACGGGAACGTCGTCATTGTGGGTCGAGGCGCGAAGTACATCCTCCCGCCTGAACAAGGGTTGTCGGTCCGCGTTGTCGCCCCGCTGCCAGTCCGGATTCAGCGAGTGATGTCCCAACACGATCTCTCCGAAAAAGAGGCACGCCACTGGGTCGCGAACAAGGACCGTCAAAGGCAGAACTACATCCGCGGACATTTCCATCAAGACGAATCCGACCCGCATCTCTACGACTTGGTTTTGAACGTCGGAATCGTTTCCCTGGAGGAGGCAGCTGACATCATTGTCGATTCCGCTCGCCGCTTGACGGAAAAATTCACTCAGCAGAGTGTTCGCTGA
- a CDS encoding NADPH-dependent assimilatory sulfite reductase hemoprotein subunit: MTKNVNHNEKPNAVEKIKAESRWLAGRIAEDLQKDTNQFEKDNLQLLKFHGTYQQDNRDLRSELRKLGQDKAFSMMIRCRIPGGRMTAKQFLAHLDICELLGNSTMKITTRQTIQLHGVVKQDLRETIRRINTLGLSTLAACGDVNRNVMCCPAKRNDSIREELQRLTDELAESLAPQTGVYRELWVKDEQTGEEMMVGDVRSADEEVEPLYGPTYLPRKFKCGVVLPEDNCIDVYTQDLGFIAVVRDAEIVGYNVIVGGGMGTTPSQKKTFPAIAKRLGFCTPEQAIEVAKAVLIVQRDNGNRADRKVARMKYLIANWGITRFRNEVENVLGYPLKVCTDDDVHGVDDHMGWQSQKDGRWSYGLCIENGRVRDTDASKIKSALRELAETLGTEIRLAGNQSLIFCDLEESHRDHVSQILRKHNLHSSESTSLVRRFSMACVALPSCGLAITEAERRLPGLIDELESVLAKLGLNSERFTIRMTGCPNGCARPYVADVALVGKAVDRYTLFVGGTLLGNRMAEIYQDMVSADELVSELTRVFTIYKHHRNVGEAMGDFCHRIGIENLRAHCAELKDEEVTI; this comes from the coding sequence ATGACGAAGAACGTCAATCACAACGAAAAGCCAAATGCCGTCGAAAAGATCAAAGCGGAAAGCCGATGGTTGGCTGGCCGTATCGCGGAGGATTTACAAAAGGACACCAACCAATTTGAGAAGGACAACCTGCAACTCTTGAAGTTCCATGGGACGTACCAACAAGACAATCGGGATTTACGGTCAGAACTGCGAAAGTTAGGCCAAGACAAAGCATTCTCGATGATGATCCGCTGCCGCATCCCAGGCGGGAGGATGACTGCCAAGCAGTTCCTTGCCCATCTTGACATCTGTGAACTTCTCGGCAACTCGACCATGAAGATCACAACACGCCAAACGATTCAATTGCATGGTGTCGTCAAGCAGGATCTGCGCGAAACGATTCGGCGCATCAACACGCTTGGGCTATCCACTCTGGCCGCCTGCGGCGATGTCAACCGGAATGTGATGTGTTGCCCGGCGAAACGCAACGATTCGATTCGTGAAGAACTTCAGCGATTGACCGATGAACTCGCCGAGTCTCTCGCGCCTCAAACGGGCGTGTACCGCGAATTGTGGGTGAAGGACGAACAGACTGGCGAAGAGATGATGGTCGGCGATGTTCGATCCGCTGACGAGGAGGTCGAACCCCTTTACGGCCCAACCTACTTGCCTCGCAAATTCAAGTGTGGCGTGGTGCTCCCCGAAGACAATTGCATCGACGTCTACACCCAAGACTTGGGTTTCATTGCCGTCGTGCGTGATGCGGAAATAGTGGGCTACAACGTGATTGTAGGCGGTGGAATGGGGACCACCCCCAGTCAAAAGAAGACGTTTCCCGCGATCGCGAAACGATTGGGGTTCTGCACACCTGAACAAGCGATCGAGGTGGCCAAGGCAGTTTTGATTGTGCAGCGAGACAATGGCAATCGCGCTGACCGAAAAGTCGCCCGCATGAAGTACCTGATTGCGAACTGGGGCATCACCAGATTTCGCAACGAAGTTGAAAACGTGCTCGGGTATCCACTGAAAGTTTGTACCGACGATGACGTGCATGGCGTCGACGATCACATGGGCTGGCAATCACAAAAGGATGGACGCTGGTCCTACGGTCTCTGCATCGAAAACGGCCGAGTCCGCGACACGGATGCTTCCAAAATTAAATCGGCACTGCGAGAACTCGCCGAGACCCTCGGAACCGAAATTCGGCTGGCCGGGAACCAAAGCTTGATCTTTTGTGACCTGGAAGAATCACACCGCGATCACGTCTCACAAATTCTGCGGAAACACAATCTTCACAGCAGCGAGTCAACCAGTTTGGTGAGACGTTTTTCCATGGCCTGTGTGGCGTTGCCGTCGTGTGGGTTGGCAATCACCGAAGCTGAGCGGCGGCTGCCCGGCCTGATCGACGAACTCGAGAGCGTGTTGGCCAAACTTGGACTCAATTCCGAACGGTTCACAATTCGGATGACCGGATGCCCGAACGGCTGTGCCCGCCCGTACGTCGCGGACGTCGCATTGGTTGGAAAGGCGGTCGATCGATACACGCTGTTCGTTGGCGGTACGCTGCTAGGGAATCGCATGGCGGAAATCTATCAAGACATGGTGTCGGCCGATGAGCTTGTTTCAGAATTGACTCGCGTGTTCACCATTTACAAACATCATCGCAACGTGGGCGAAGCAATGGGCGATTTCTGCCATCGCATCGGCATCGAAAACCTACGAGCACACTGCGCGGAACTGAAGGACGAGGAGGTGACAATCTAA
- a CDS encoding efflux RND transporter periplasmic adaptor subunit, which produces MRIRLFHVILFASFPCFIGGCGDWTETTSIPLANVVTAPSHGEAQANAEHSDAQPIGQPHASGEHHAQHKIVVTSPVARDVTLTRQYVCQIHSRRHIEVCALEGGYLKDIHVNEGQAVTKGQSLFHILPTIYEAKLDADKAEAQLAQVEFDNTQKLVQQNIVSTPELKLAEAKLAKAVANVKLAQAEVNFANIKAPFDGIVDRLHEQEGSLVEEGAMLTTMSDNSLMWVYFNVPESRYLEYQEAMNAGQNPDALNVQLRLANHKLFDQPGRIGAIEADFDNETGNIAFRANFPNPTGLLRHGQTGTVLINQIAKNAVVIPQRATFEILAKKYAFVLDADNVVHQREIVIQTEKDDIFLIAAGLQPGEKIVLEGILQVRDGETVEYEFQDPDTVLGNLKYHAE; this is translated from the coding sequence ATGCGCATCCGATTGTTCCACGTGATCCTCTTTGCCTCCTTCCCGTGCTTCATCGGGGGTTGCGGGGACTGGACCGAGACGACTTCCATTCCGCTCGCCAACGTTGTGACGGCCCCATCACACGGTGAGGCCCAGGCCAACGCAGAACACTCCGACGCCCAGCCAATCGGGCAGCCTCACGCGTCCGGCGAGCATCACGCTCAGCACAAAATTGTCGTGACCAGCCCGGTTGCCCGCGATGTCACGCTGACTCGGCAATACGTTTGCCAGATTCATTCGCGTCGACACATCGAAGTGTGTGCCCTGGAAGGTGGCTATCTGAAGGACATCCACGTCAACGAAGGCCAAGCGGTGACCAAGGGGCAGTCTCTCTTCCATATCCTGCCCACGATCTACGAAGCCAAACTGGATGCTGACAAGGCAGAAGCACAACTTGCTCAAGTCGAGTTCGACAACACTCAAAAGTTGGTCCAACAAAACATCGTCTCCACCCCAGAACTCAAGTTGGCAGAAGCGAAACTGGCGAAAGCCGTCGCGAATGTCAAACTGGCTCAAGCAGAGGTGAACTTTGCCAACATCAAAGCCCCATTCGATGGCATCGTCGATCGACTGCACGAACAAGAAGGCAGTTTGGTCGAGGAAGGTGCGATGCTGACCACGATGTCCGACAACAGCCTGATGTGGGTCTATTTCAATGTTCCTGAATCTCGCTACTTGGAATATCAAGAGGCGATGAACGCCGGCCAAAATCCAGACGCCTTGAACGTGCAACTCCGATTGGCCAATCACAAACTCTTCGACCAGCCCGGCAGGATTGGAGCGATCGAAGCGGACTTTGACAACGAAACGGGCAACATCGCATTTCGTGCCAATTTCCCCAATCCAACTGGACTGCTTCGCCACGGTCAAACCGGCACGGTGCTGATCAATCAGATTGCGAAGAACGCCGTCGTGATTCCTCAACGAGCGACGTTTGAAATTCTGGCCAAGAAGTACGCCTTCGTGCTCGACGCGGACAACGTTGTGCATCAACGCGAAATCGTGATTCAAACCGAAAAGGATGACATCTTCTTGATCGCCGCAGGATTGCAACCGGGCGAAAAGATCGTGCTCGAAGGCATCTTGCAAGTACGCGATGGCGAAACGGTGGAATACGAATTCCAAGATCCGGACACCGTGCTCGGCAACCTCAAGTATCACGCCGAATAG
- a CDS encoding TolC family protein, with amino-acid sequence MPQHYNWNNGMGSTSHPTVANDSGVPSEIAPLVETASFVETAEPDESQEARKLSPTNTQLASATTDEEPKTFASYIQSTNLAPDPSSLVQEAVDAAERQSNQPAKIVLANAPTQTVSSSVIDESGDHAIYDEADLNFGISTLQNSAQLPQSVFYTDPYLLDLITQAMVGNQELRILSEEIQIACNETYARSGEYRPFVTAGVGAGVEKSGRHTRDGAVEEQLEVAPGRGFPDPLPDFLVAANVSWEMDIWKRLRNAQNAAAMRYLATQEGRNYIITRLVAEVADNYYELLALDNRMLTLEKTIEIQQRSLDISNAMKEAGRGNQLAVQRFQAEVHKNASERAVIAQEIVEAENRINFLVGRYPQHVDRTEVNFIDLNMQTLSSGVPSELLQNRADIREAERQVVAAGLDIKVARARFYPSLTLTGGLGWNAFATGYLFRTPESLIYSVAGDIVGPLINKRAIQADYRTANAVQLQSIYNYQQTVLEAHIEVVNLVSKVDNYRNSIEIKKQQLQSLEESVDSAGKLFQNARVEYVEVLLAQRELMEAKMLLIDTKQEELSAIINAYQALGGGGF; translated from the coding sequence ATGCCCCAGCATTACAACTGGAACAACGGCATGGGCTCCACCAGCCATCCAACCGTGGCGAACGATTCTGGTGTCCCCAGCGAAATCGCACCGCTGGTTGAGACGGCCTCCTTCGTCGAGACGGCTGAGCCTGACGAATCCCAAGAGGCTCGCAAGCTTTCGCCTACCAACACGCAATTGGCGTCCGCGACAACCGACGAAGAGCCGAAAACGTTCGCGAGCTACATCCAATCGACGAATCTCGCCCCCGACCCGTCTTCGCTTGTCCAGGAAGCGGTCGACGCAGCAGAACGGCAATCGAATCAGCCAGCCAAGATCGTACTGGCAAACGCTCCCACGCAAACCGTTTCTTCCTCGGTGATCGACGAGTCTGGCGACCACGCAATTTACGATGAAGCGGACTTGAACTTCGGGATCTCAACGCTCCAGAACTCAGCTCAATTGCCGCAAAGCGTGTTCTACACTGACCCGTATTTGCTGGACCTGATCACTCAAGCAATGGTCGGAAACCAAGAACTGAGAATCCTCTCCGAGGAAATTCAAATTGCCTGCAATGAAACCTATGCACGCAGCGGCGAGTATCGACCTTTCGTGACCGCCGGGGTCGGTGCTGGAGTCGAAAAGTCGGGCCGGCACACGCGAGACGGCGCTGTAGAAGAACAACTCGAGGTCGCCCCCGGACGAGGCTTTCCTGATCCGCTCCCGGACTTCTTGGTCGCCGCCAATGTGTCGTGGGAAATGGACATTTGGAAACGATTGCGGAATGCCCAAAACGCCGCAGCAATGCGTTACTTGGCAACCCAAGAGGGACGGAACTACATCATCACTCGCTTGGTCGCCGAAGTCGCCGACAACTATTACGAACTGCTGGCACTCGATAACCGAATGTTGACGCTCGAAAAAACCATCGAGATTCAACAGCGAAGCCTCGACATATCCAATGCGATGAAGGAAGCCGGGCGTGGCAATCAACTGGCCGTTCAGCGTTTCCAAGCCGAGGTACATAAGAACGCAAGTGAACGAGCCGTCATCGCCCAAGAGATCGTCGAAGCTGAGAACCGAATCAACTTCTTGGTCGGTCGTTATCCACAACACGTGGACCGAACCGAGGTGAACTTCATTGACCTGAACATGCAAACGCTGAGTTCAGGCGTCCCGTCGGAGCTGCTGCAAAACCGAGCCGACATTCGCGAGGCAGAACGCCAGGTCGTCGCCGCAGGGTTGGACATCAAGGTTGCTCGCGCTCGTTTCTATCCGTCTCTGACGCTGACCGGTGGACTCGGTTGGAACGCGTTCGCCACAGGGTACTTGTTCCGAACGCCAGAATCGCTCATCTACAGCGTCGCGGGAGACATCGTGGGTCCGCTGATTAACAAACGAGCGATCCAAGCCGACTACCGAACGGCGAATGCGGTTCAGTTGCAGAGCATCTACAACTACCAACAAACCGTTCTGGAAGCACACATCGAAGTGGTCAACCTCGTTTCCAAGGTCGACAATTACCGCAACAGCATCGAGATCAAGAAGCAACAACTTCAGTCGTTGGAAGAGTCCGTCGACAGTGCTGGCAAACTGTTCCAAAACGCTCGCGTGGAGTACGTCGAAGTGCTGCTCGCTCAACGGGAATTGATGGAAGCCAAGATGTTGCTGATCGATACCAAGCAAGAAGAACTCAGCGCGATCATCAACGCCTACCAAGCCCTTGGTGGTGGTGGTTTTTAG